In Trifolium pratense cultivar HEN17-A07 linkage group LG7, ARS_RC_1.1, whole genome shotgun sequence, a genomic segment contains:
- the LOC123898402 gene encoding aldehyde dehydrogenase family 3 member F1-like, with protein sequence MEFFSLETNLENDLNNMRKYYESGKTKEASWRESQLKGLRNFVIENEENILKSLKKDLGKHHVEAFRDEVGILKRSIDLAIKSFRKWMSGKEAKLPQIALLSSAEIVAEPLGLVLIISSWNFPFGVSLEPLIGAVAAGNIVVLKPSEMAPFSSSLLGTVLPNYLDINGIKVIEGGPEVGEQLLHKKWDKIFFTGSARVGRIVMSAAVEHLTPVTLELGGKCPALLDSLSTSWDREMAVKRILLAKYGSCAGQACIAIDYVLVEKSFSSTLVELLKENIQKMFGDNPKASNTIGRIVNRKHCNRIKSLLNEPKVKESVVFGGSMDEDDLFMEPTILLDPPLESAIMTEEIFGPLLPIITLEKIEDGIQFINSKGKPLAIYAFTKNQTLQRRMLSETSSGSIVFNDAILQYVADTLPFGGIGDSGFGKYHGKFSFDTFSHHKAVARRSYYTDFWFRFPPWNLNKFQLLEEAYNLNYIGMLLVLLGLKRSKRSLYMACN encoded by the exons ATGGAGTTCTTTTCACTGGAAACTAATTTGGAGAACGATCTAAATAACATGAGGAAGTATTATGAGagtggaaaaacaaaagaagcgTCATGGAGAGAATCACAACTAAAAGGGTTGCGTAACTTTGTCATAGAAAATGAGGAGAATATCTTGAAGTCCCTTAAGAAGGATTTAGGGAAGCATCATGTTGAGGCTTTTAGAGATGAG GTTGGAATTTTAAAGAGATCCATAGATTTGGCAATAAAATCCTTCAGAAAATGGATGTCTGGCAAAGAG GCTAAACTGCCACAAATAGCATTGCTTTCAAGTGCAGAAATTGTTGCTGAGCCTCTTGGTCTAGTTCTCATAATCTCATCATGGAATTTTCCGTTTg GAGTGTCCTTGGAGCCATTAATTGGAGCTGTAGCTGCTGGAAACATTGTAGTTCTAAAGCCTTCAGAGATGGCCCCTTTTTCATCTTCACTTCTAGGCACTGTTCTACCAAATTATTTGGACATTAATGGCATTAAGGTCATTGAAGGTGGACCAGAGGTGGGAGAGCAACTCCTACATAAAAAATGGGACAAGATTTTCTTCACAG GAAGTGCACGAGTGGGGAGGATTGTTATGTCTGCAGCAGTGGAGCATCTGACTCCTGTAACTTTGGAGTTAGGTGGAAAATGTCCAGCACTGCTTGATTCACTTTCAACTTCTTGGGATAGAGAG ATGGCTGTGAAACGAATATTGCTTGCAAAGTACGGGTCTTGTGCAGGACAAGCATGCATAGCAATCGATTATGTCCTTGTAGAAAAGAGTTTCAGTTCCACATTG gtgGAATTATTGAAGGAAAACATTCAGAAAATGTTTGGAGATAACCCAAAAGCATCCAACACCATTGGAAGGATTGTTAATAGAAAACATTGCAACAGAATCAAGAGTCTTCTCAATGAACCTAAGGTCAAAGAATCAGTGGTTTTTGGTGGTTCTATGGACGAAGATGACTT ATTTATGGAACCAACAATATTACTGGATCCACCACTTGAATCAGCAATCATGACAGAAGAAATCTTTGGGCCCCTACTTCCCATAATCACA CTGGAAAAGATTGAAGACGGTATTCAGTTCATAAACTCAAAGGGTAAACCTCTAGCAATTTACGCCTTCACGAAAAACCAAACTCTTCAGAGAAGAATGCTATCAGAAACATCATCTGGGAGTATTGTTTTTAATGATGCAATTCTACAG TATGTAGCAGATACCCTCCCATTTGGAGGAATTGGTGACAGTGGATTTGGCAAGTATCATGGGAAGTTCTCCTTTGACACATTCAGTCACCATAAGGCTGTGGCTAGAAGAAGTTactacactgatttttggttcAGGTTTCCTCCATGGAATCTTAACAAGTTCCAACTACTTGAAGAAGCTTACAATTTAAACTACATTGGAATGCTTCTTGTCTTACTTGGCTTAAAGAGATCAAAACGCTCATTATATATGGCTTGTAATTGA
- the LOC123898403 gene encoding polyadenylate-binding protein RBP47B'-like: MATTYHQPASIEEVRTLWIGDLQYWVDENYLTHCFSHTGEVISIKIIRNKITGQPEGYGFVEFVSHAAAERVLQSYNGTQMPGTEQTFRLNWASFGIGERRPDAGPDHSIFVGDLAPDVTDYLLQETFRTHYSSVRGAKVVTDPNTGRSKGYGFVKFADESERNRAMSEMNGVYCSTRPMRISAATPKKTTAYQQNPYAAVAAAVVAPAPAPKAIYPVPAYTAPVNTVPPEYDVNNTTIFVGNLDVNVSEEELKQNFLQFGEIVSVKVHAGKACGFVQFGARASAEEAIQKMQGKIIGQQVIRVSWGRPLTARQDVPGAWGQQVDQSQWSAYYGYGQPGYEAYAYGAAQDPSMYAYAGYTGYAQYPQQVEGAQDASAMSVPTMEQREELYDPLAMPDVDKLNAAYLSVHGNAILGRSLWHKSHSSSLQQQA; encoded by the exons ATGGCAACAACCTATCACCAACCAGCTTCAATAGAAGAAGTCCGAACCCTATGGATTGGCGATTTACAATACTGGGTAGACGAAAACTACCTCACACACTGTTTCTCCCACACAGGCGAAGTTATCTCAATCAAAATCATCCGTAACAAAATCACCGGTCAACCAGAAGGTTACGGTTTCGTCGAATTCGTATCACACGCCGCCGCAGAAAGAGTTCTTCAAAGTTACAACGGAACTCAAATGCCAGGTACCGAACAAACTTTCCGATTAAATTGGGCTTCATTCGGTATCGGTGAACGCCGTCCCGATGCCGGTCCCGATCATTCGATTTTTGTCGGGGATCTTGCTCCTGATGTAACGGATTATTTACTGCAAGAGACATTTAGGACTCATTATAGTTCTGTTCGTGGCGCGAAAGTTGTTACGGATCCTAATACTGGTAGGAGTAAGGGTTATGGTTTTGTGAAATTTGCTGATGAGAGTGAACGGAATCGAGCTATGTCGGAGATGAATGGTGTTTATTGTTCTACTAGACCGATGAGGATTAGTGCTGCTACGCCTAAGAAGACTACTGCTTATCAGCAGAATCCTTATGctgctgttgctgctgctgttgttgcTCCTGCACCTGCTCCTAAAG CGATATACCCAGTGCCAGCGTACACCGCCCCAGTGAATACAGTTCCACCAGAATATGACGTAAACAATACTACC ATTTTTGTCGGTAATTTGGATGTTAATGTCTCAGAGGAGGAGCTGAAGCAAAACTTTCTGCAATTTGGAGAGATTGTTTCTGTCAAAGTACATGCCGGCAAAGCATGTGGTTTTGTTCAATTTGGGGCTAG AGCATCTGCTGAAGAAGCCATTCAGAAGATGCAGGGAAAGATAATAGGTCAACAAGTGATTCGAGTTTCTTGGGGTAGGCCTCTAACAGCTAGACAG GACGTACCTGGTGCATGGGGACAACAGGTGGATCAAAGTCAATGGAGTGCATACTATGGGTATGGACAGCCGGGTTATGAAGCTTATGCATATGGGGCTGCTCAGGATCCTTCGATGTATGCTTATGCTGGATACACTGGCTATGCACAATATCCCCAGCAG GTTGAAGGTGCGCAAGACGCATCAGCCATGTCTGTGCCTACCATGGAACAAAGGGAGGAGCTGTATGATCCTCTGGCAATGCCTGATGTTGATAA GTTAAATGCTGCATATCTCTCAGTACATGGAAATGCCATTTTAGGGCGGTCCCTCTGGCACAAAAGTCATTCCTCATCCTTACAACAACAAGCTTAG